Proteins encoded within one genomic window of Companilactobacillus sp.:
- a CDS encoding transposase yields MTKYSYQFKLKVVKDYQEGGVSYLDLAIKYSVPHSTIRDWVHHFEINGMSGIKVRRGHSKHTQDFKLSVVDYYQTHDVGNIKVPLTLIYPEVRSKIGYIGIEKNGIVGLRTKTRGRKPMSKKPKKRKKLSPTKEKACKQEITDLKTKLYYAEMDRKFLKTLKTLRENELRN; encoded by the coding sequence ATGACCAAATATAGTTATCAATTCAAATTAAAAGTAGTTAAAGATTACCAAGAAGGAGGAGTATCCTATTTAGATTTAGCTATCAAATATTCAGTCCCTCACTCTACGATTCGTGATTGGGTTCATCATTTTGAGATAAACGGCATGTCAGGTATCAAAGTGAGAAGAGGTCATTCCAAACATACACAGGATTTCAAATTGTCCGTGGTAGACTATTATCAAACACATGATGTTGGTAATATAAAAGTGCCGCTCACTTTAATATATCCCGAAGTCAGGTCCAAAATTGGATATATCGGTATAGAAAAAAATGGTATAGTTGGCCTTCGTACAAAAACAAGAGGAAGAAAACCTATGTCTAAGAAACCAAAGAAAAGAAAAAAGCTATCTCCGACAAAGGAAAAAGCTTGCAAGCAAGAAATCACCGATTTAAAGACGAAACTTTACTACGCTGAGATGGATCGTAAATTTTTAAAAACACTAAAGACCTTGAGAGAAAACGAGCTTCGAAACTAG
- a CDS encoding IS3 family transposase, translating to MPDKYASLIIKKFESSRQTYGYRRMHFETVKAGFSYCEETIRKIMGELGLKVDIYSKHTSSYHSYKGKVG from the coding sequence ATGCCAGACAAATATGCCTCATTGATAATAAAGAAGTTTGAATCATCAAGACAAACATATGGCTATCGTAGGATGCACTTTGAGACAGTCAAAGCTGGATTTTCTTATTGTGAGGAAACCATCCGTAAAATTATGGGCGAGCTTGGTCTCAAGGTTGATATCTATTCAAAACATACGTCGTCTTATCATTCATACAAAGGTAAAGTTGGGTGA
- a CDS encoding DDE-type integrase/transposase/recombinase, whose protein sequence is MSVAIDNSANKRLICNTLIGLRSKLSTSMNPIIHSDQGWQYQIEEFRQQLKELRMIQSMSRKGNCHDNAPIESHFSLLKRECLN, encoded by the coding sequence TTGTCTGTCGCTATTGATAACAGCGCTAATAAAAGACTTATCTGTAACACTTTAATAGGACTTAGATCCAAGTTGTCAACTTCAATGAATCCGATTATCCATTCTGATCAAGGATGGCAATATCAAATTGAAGAATTCAGACAACAACTAAAAGAACTCAGAATGATACAAAGTATGTCCAGAAAAGGAAACTGTCATGACAACGCTCCAATAGAAAGTCATTTCAGCCTTCTGAAACGAGAATGTTTAAACTGA
- a CDS encoding IS3 family transposase, producing the protein MKQLCHLINDYTDWYNNERISLYKNGLTSIEYTNQAIAA; encoded by the coding sequence ATCAAACAATTATGTCATTTGATTAATGACTATACGGATTGGTACAACAATGAAAGAATCTCACTATACAAAAATGGCCTGACTTCTATTGAATACACGAACCAAGCCATAGCTGCTTAG
- a CDS encoding permease codes for MEGQIPNHRNKQQIIFAVLFFAIFILGIFYVKWWPYYGKAITAASTHSVGDSIIAGVGAKSAGVSLKTGYTFTITYFLSVWKALAVAIIVGSLVQVLIPVRWVRRYLGGTRFRNTLIGTLMGVPTMMCTCCSAPVTVGLSRSKASVNSIMAFFLANPLLNPATLIFMGLVLGWKYTIFRIVFGILMVLSIATLVGQLSTKKQVEVPEGVDFDPVDEDPESLLKRWWKAFYTLIIESIPAYVVIVFLLGTFEGVLFPAIQNGLSSGWLAVLLFALVGTIFVIPTAGEIPIIQALIALGLTGGPAGALLMTLPAVSIVSLALLKPVLSWKSLGITALSVFAFGLVAGLVGAFVL; via the coding sequence ATGGAAGGACAGATTCCTAATCATCGAAACAAGCAGCAAATAATTTTTGCAGTCTTGTTTTTTGCAATTTTTATCTTGGGGATTTTCTACGTTAAGTGGTGGCCTTATTACGGAAAGGCTATTACCGCTGCATCGACCCATTCAGTTGGTGACTCGATCATTGCTGGCGTTGGTGCTAAATCTGCTGGGGTCTCATTAAAGACCGGTTATACATTTACTATCACGTACTTTTTATCAGTTTGGAAGGCACTGGCAGTAGCGATTATCGTTGGCTCATTAGTCCAAGTGCTGATTCCAGTACGTTGGGTCCGCAGATATCTCGGTGGAACTAGATTCAGAAATACCTTAATCGGTACTTTGATGGGTGTACCAACTATGATGTGTACTTGTTGTTCAGCGCCTGTGACTGTGGGATTGTCAAGATCGAAGGCTTCAGTCAACAGCATCATGGCATTCTTTTTAGCCAATCCATTATTGAACCCAGCAACCTTGATTTTCATGGGGTTAGTGTTGGGATGGAAATACACTATTTTTAGAATTGTTTTTGGAATCTTAATGGTATTGTCGATTGCTACCTTGGTCGGTCAATTAAGTACGAAAAAACAAGTTGAAGTCCCTGAAGGCGTTGACTTCGACCCAGTTGACGAAGATCCAGAGAGTTTATTAAAGCGCTGGTGGAAAGCTTTTTACACTTTGATTATTGAAAGTATCCCAGCTTATGTTGTGATCGTCTTTTTACTAGGAACGTTTGAAGGCGTACTTTTCCCCGCTATTCAAAACGGATTGAGTAGCGGCTGGTTAGCAGTTCTCTTGTTTGCATTAGTTGGAACAATTTTTGTTATCCCAACTGCGGGTGAAATACCAATTATTCAAGCATTGATTGCTTTAGGTTTAACTGGTGGACCAGCAGGTGCCTTACTGATGACATTGCCTGCAGTCAGCATCGTTTCATTAGCTTTGTTGAAACCAGTTTTAAGTTGGAAGAGTTTAGGAATTACCGCATTAAGCGTCTTTGCATTCGGATTAGTCGCAGGACTAGTCGGAGCATTTGTATTATAA
- a CDS encoding cobalamin-independent methionine synthase II family protein codes for MGSMPRSKELLDARKNGDEDAFQKTLLKDTEDVVKLEEDSGIDVIVDGELSRDNYMSFVANKVKGVKLMSLEEMAEKTTDKKSFEESVKSMDASDTNIHNPVAVDKIGTDSILDYEEIKRMKTMTDHPIKATLPSPYLLTRSMWLPDISGKFYEDRHELGQDVVKLLTNEIHRLIDVGVDVIQIDEPILSDIVFNNADSKNSFYUGALSAKVKVDRELNFAHDLIAPLFEEINGTDTLGSIHVCRGNWTTKEDTLLSGSYDKLGKFFESINANMLTLEFSTPRAGDISALFENNDLKDKITLGLGVVNPRSEEVESVDTIVNSAEKALEYLPPERVWLNPDCGFATFSSRSLNSYDVIEKKMNAMSSAAEILRERHC; via the coding sequence ATGGGAAGCATGCCCAGAAGTAAGGAATTGCTTGATGCACGTAAAAATGGTGATGAGGATGCCTTTCAAAAGACGTTGCTCAAAGACACGGAAGACGTTGTTAAATTGGAAGAGGATTCAGGCATCGACGTAATCGTTGATGGAGAGTTATCTCGTGACAATTACATGTCATTTGTTGCCAATAAGGTCAAGGGCGTTAAGCTGATGTCACTGGAAGAAATGGCCGAAAAGACTACTGATAAGAAAAGCTTTGAAGAGAGCGTTAAGTCGATGGACGCAAGTGATACCAATATTCATAATCCAGTTGCAGTCGATAAAATTGGGACTGACAGCATCCTAGATTATGAAGAGATCAAACGGATGAAGACTATGACTGATCATCCAATCAAGGCAACCTTGCCAAGTCCATATCTTCTGACCAGATCGATGTGGCTACCGGACATCAGTGGCAAGTTCTATGAAGATCGCCACGAATTGGGTCAAGACGTAGTCAAGCTATTGACTAACGAGATCCATCGTCTGATCGACGTCGGCGTTGACGTGATCCAAATCGATGAGCCGATTTTGTCGGATATTGTGTTTAATAATGCAGATTCTAAAAATTCATTCTACTGAGGTGCCTTATCTGCGAAGGTCAAGGTTGACCGAGAATTGAATTTTGCACATGATTTGATTGCACCTTTGTTTGAAGAGATCAACGGAACTGACACGCTGGGTTCGATTCATGTTTGCCGTGGAAATTGGACCACTAAAGAGGATACCTTGTTGTCAGGTTCATATGATAAATTAGGTAAATTCTTTGAGTCGATCAATGCTAATATGTTGACGCTAGAATTCTCGACACCACGTGCCGGCGATATTTCAGCATTGTTTGAGAACAATGACTTAAAGGACAAGATTACTTTAGGATTAGGTGTTGTAAATCCAAGAAGCGAAGAAGTCGAAAGCGTGGATACGATCGTTAATTCAGCCGAAAAAGCTTTAGAGTATCTGCCTCCTGAAAGAGTGTGGTTAAATCCAGATTGTGGTTTTGCAACATTCTCAAGTCGTTCGCTAAATTCATACGATGTAATTGAAAAGAAAATGAACGCAATGTCCAGCGCTGCAGAAATTTTACGGGAGAGACATTGTTAA
- a CDS encoding preprotein translocase subunit TatB, whose product MAYDVLLTSTEMGSGDKALTENLMLAFIHTLTERKEKPENLVMYGLGVKLAKKNAESLNDLKALADSGVNVLSCGICTDYYEMGDQIGVGGITTMPEVVDILASDNTLVHP is encoded by the coding sequence ATGGCTTACGATGTGTTATTAACTAGTACTGAAATGGGATCAGGAGACAAAGCATTAACGGAAAATCTGATGCTCGCATTTATCCATACATTGACTGAGAGAAAAGAGAAACCAGAAAACTTAGTTATGTATGGCTTGGGAGTTAAGTTGGCTAAAAAGAATGCCGAATCACTCAATGATTTAAAGGCACTAGCTGACAGTGGCGTAAATGTACTTTCTTGTGGTATTTGTACAGATTACTACGAAATGGGAGACCAAATTGGTGTTGGCGGAATCACAACAATGCCAGAAGTTGTTGATATCCTAGCTTCTGACAATACGCTTGTACATCCATAA
- a CDS encoding TVP38/TMEM64 family protein: MREFKTITAAMSSLNQMDFLSQLRKQTPTDAILLFFLLAGFSIVPGTPVSVVAILTGVVFGQVVGSLINAIGIIAGNLLAQRIFMYFHEKADVKKTPRIIKAIQKIKYPMIGIILGYMIPFIPTSVISLTVSDVKLSRKSIVIATVIGSLPMAIIYSCGGAALIESHYQLLVWIVAIIAVMLIAVYLVNRNYDDRDVTE, translated from the coding sequence GTGAGGGAATTTAAGACCATTACTGCGGCAATGTCGTCTTTGAACCAAATGGATTTTTTGAGTCAATTACGAAAGCAAACACCAACAGATGCTATTTTATTATTTTTTCTGTTAGCTGGATTTTCGATCGTTCCTGGCACGCCAGTTTCAGTCGTGGCGATTTTAACTGGCGTCGTTTTTGGCCAAGTGGTTGGTTCTCTGATCAACGCAATCGGAATCATCGCTGGGAACTTATTAGCCCAACGAATCTTCATGTATTTTCATGAGAAAGCTGATGTTAAAAAGACTCCACGGATAATCAAGGCAATACAGAAAATCAAATATCCCATGATAGGTATCATTTTAGGCTACATGATCCCGTTTATTCCAACTTCAGTGATCAGTTTGACAGTCTCAGATGTGAAACTTTCAAGAAAATCAATTGTCATTGCGACAGTGATCGGGAGTTTACCAATGGCCATCATTTATTCATGCGGAGGAGCAGCTTTGATCGAAAGCCATTATCAACTCCTCGTCTGGATAGTTGCAATCATTGCAGTGATGCTGATAGCAGTTTATTTAGTTAATCGTAATTATGATGATCGAGATGTTACAGAATAA